The nucleotide window TGCATGTTAACCTGTTCACATTCTGATAGTTTTTCTATTTATCTGCTTGTTTTTTACCTTAGTGGTGATTTTAGTGCACAATCTATTTCATAGGCCTACAAACAAGGAAAAATGGCTCACCTGTAACCTGTTGCTCTAATTATTGGCCAGCTGATATAAGACGCTATGATAACTGGCACAACTCTACCATAAACACAGCTCTCCCATCAATGACACCATCAACAAGAGGCAAGGTGGAGCCATCCTGTGGAGACGAGATGAACTGCGTCTCCACATGAGGCCGTTAAAGTGCTctaatgcagtgtttttcaatTCCAGTCCTGGGGCctcctgccctgcatgttttagatgttccCCCCCcttccaccacacctgattcaaatcactcatttgaatcaggtgcgttggagcaggaaacatctaaaatatGCAAGGCAGgggaccggaattgagaaacactgctctaatgtgtgtgtgatcactgGGCCGATGAGTCATCACCGCTGCATTTCCCAGTTAGTGTTGCGGCCATTTCCCTTTTTGGCCGTTCTAGCGTTACTGTGTTGGGTGGGAGATGTGAGCGTGACCGCCAACATTATCCCTGCACCGTCTAATCTGCAGCGTTTGGTTAACTCGCTATCAATCAGCATTTGGAGAATACTTCTCTCGAAGTGTCTTGATTATCCTCCTCAATTAGTCACCTCATGAGCTCTCCAAAGCACCTTTAACGCactttgtgaataacttttattaTTGCTCGGATCTTGTCTGAACTGTGGGGGGGGATTCTTCATCATTCGAAGAATTTTCTCAGAATTTTGTCACTAAGAGCATTTCTTTGCATTACAGTCTTTATAAATGCGGCCCCAGAGACCAGGTCTATCTAATATTTGGTATAAATGCTGCTTGTAAAGCTTATTTCAAAGTGTATTAAAACGTATCCGTGCTGGAAAAATTAGAAAAAAGTAACAACGTTGTTTTTCACCCTGttgagagcaaagaaaaaaggctCACTTCCACACGGACAACAATGTGTAAGCGCTATTATACGATTGGTTTAAAAGGTTAAGTTCACCCAAAATGTATATTCCCTTTGCAAGTTTCGAGGTATCAGCTCCTGATACTTTTGCTGCCAACACCTAAGGAGTTACTATGGCGACCAGGTATCCTGTAAACATCTATATCACCAGCTATTTGTACAAACCCTCCCGCCCCCCCCCCGAAAGTCCACCAGTCTGACAGCTGCCTTTCCTCATCGCAGCAGCGGCTCAGAATCTTCAGGTAAATCTCCCAGAATGCTGAAGCGGTTATTAACTTGGATCGTGGTGGTGTGCCTCCGCTGGGGCCGGCCACTGTTTAGTCGAGGCCGAGACTCGGACAAGCTCAGGGAACGGGCGACGGTGCCTTGAGGCAGGACGCCGGCTGAAGGGGAACTGGGCGGTGAGGAGCTGAAATTCAGCAGAGCGGGACTGCTGTGGTTGTAACTGCTGCCTTGGATCAGGGGGTGCATTGCTGGACTTGGTCTTGGGACACCAGGTTTTCTCTGGGGGAAGCTGGCAGGCTTCGGAGGGCTGCTGCTGGTTGAGGCCTCTGGTTTCGGCGTGTTGTTGTGGAGAACATGCTGCGGTGGAAGGGTAGGGGGCTTTGAGACATCTGGTGAGGGTTTGGACGGACTGCTGACTATCGTGGGCTGGCCATGCTGGCACACAACGGGATTCTGCTTGGCTCTGAGGTCCTTCAGCTCTTCAGTTAGTTGGCGGATGATCTCGACTTTCTCACGAATGGTTGACTCCAGCTCATTGGTTTTTCTCAGGTGCTCAGCGGTGGCGTTTTTGAAGTTGTCATCCTGGGTTATCTGGGGGGAAGTTGCACTGCTGCATGATGTACTTTGGCCAGATGACTGCCTGGACAATGACAACTTCGGTCCCCCTGCTGTGGACAGAACAAAACATCTTCAAGTAGCGTTGACACAACAGATCAGATCAATAATAAACATACGTTTCCTGAAGGTGTCTTAATCTACCATAGCTGCTCTTGAACTTGACCTTTATCTGGTCCACATCTGGAGGACAGAGCTCTGATCTCAATCTCAAACCAGGTGTCAACACAAAGTCAAGATCAAATCGTTCATTATCTGGATTCCATTCCAACACCAGCTGATCTCTAAGCACCAAGAGGGAACCGAAACACTGACAAGTGTCATAGAAGCATGTGAGCGAAGTGGAGCTGAAAGCTGAAATAACTTGACTGAATCATTAAGTCACTCATATTCCAAAATAATTTCAGGttccagcttctaaaatgtgacaatttgctGCTTTCCTGGTTCTCCTGATTTCACTCTGCTGAcgtctctgtgtgcttttttatGATATACGTAAATAACTTCAAATTTTGGGATTTAGCACTTTCCATCTCAACATAAACAAATGTTACGGGCTTACCGCAGCTGCCACATTTCTTGCATTTGAAGGCAAGAAGTCCACATAGTGCACATACAACTATGGATACTACAGCAGCAATGATTATGTCTCCAGCGCAGGACCTCATGCACTCAGCTGAAATGATAATgaagatgaaacagaaaaaagcacattaaaaattTCATAAATATCACACACTTGGGAGCTGCTTTCTGTCCTGCACTGCATGCttggtctgttctgttctgccACTCTTACCAAACTAAGAATCTCAGTATTAACCTACAAACtactgaaataaaatcaaattaccTGGAATATGGATATCTGTGTCCTTCACCTGGCTCATTTTGGGATGCTGAACTCTGCAGGTGATCCTGTGATGAAAAGACATGAGTGACAATGGACTGACTGAAGTGTCAGATTAATATGACattttcagctgtgctttgtgtagtactaattagcaaatgttagcatgctaacatataTGCACGAAGGTGGTTTAAACATTATGCATTTCCATTTGGTTCAATTTGCACCACATTCAGATGGAAACATGaccacagcct belongs to Chaetodon trifascialis isolate fChaTrf1 chromosome 23, fChaTrf1.hap1, whole genome shotgun sequence and includes:
- the LOC139351515 gene encoding uncharacterized protein, with the protein product MRSCAGDIIIAAVVSIVVCALCGLLAFKCKKCGSCAGGPKLSLSRQSSGQSTSCSSATSPQITQDDNFKNATAEHLRKTNELESTIREKVEIIRQLTEELKDLRAKQNPVVCQHGQPTIVSSPSKPSPDVSKPPTLPPQHVLHNNTPKPEASTSSSPPKPASFPQRKPGVPRPSPAMHPLIQGSSYNHSSPALLNFSSSPPSSPSAGVLPQGTVARSLSLSESRPRLNSGRPQRRHTTTIQVNNRFSILGDLPEDSEPLLR